A single region of the Lycium barbarum isolate Lr01 chromosome 2, ASM1917538v2, whole genome shotgun sequence genome encodes:
- the LOC132627592 gene encoding uncharacterized protein LOC132627592 isoform X2, translating into MSQATMEIEGTAMTNNNINQRKPRFLCLHGFRTSGAILKKQILDKWPTQVVEKLDLAFVDAPFPSQGKSEVEGIFDPPYYEWYQFNKDSKEYQNFDNCLAYIEECMIKHGPFDGLLGFSQGAILSGALPGLQDKGVGLTKVPKIKYLIIISGAKLQNKPLAEKAYSSAITCPSVHFLGERDYLKKYGMELLESYVDPLAIHHPRGHTIPRFDEKGLESMISFIEKVQAELASEQV; encoded by the exons ATGTCACAAGCCACCATGGAAATTGAAGGTACTGCCAtgaccaacaacaacatcaatcaGAGGAAACCCAGATTTCTTTGCCTTCATGGATTTCGAACAAGTGGTGCAATTCTGAAGAAACAAATTCTTGATAAATGGCCAACTCAAGTTGTGGAAAAATTGGATCTTGCATTTGTTGATGCACCTTTCCCCTCTCAAGGCAAATCTGAAGTTGAGGGAATCTTTGACCCTCCGTATTACGAATGGTACCAGTTCAATAAG GATTCCAAAGAGTATCAGAATTTTGATAATTGTCTTGCATACATAGAAGAATGCATGATTAAGCATGGACCTTTCGACGGTCTTCTTGGTTTCTCCCAG GGGGCAATTCTCTCTGGAGCATTGCCTGGGTTGCAGGACAAG GGAGTGGGACTTACGAAGGTGCCCAAAATAAAATATCTTATAATAATTAGTGGTGCAAAATTGCAGAATAAACCACTGGCTGAAAAAGCTTATTCATCAGCAATTACATGCCCCTCCGTTCACTTCTTAG GTGAGCGAGACTACCTAAAGAAGTATGGGATGGAACTCTTGGAATCATATGTTGATCCACTGGCGATCCATCATCCTAGAGGCCACACTATACCAAGATTTG ATGAGAAAGGATTAGAGTCCATGATTAGTTTCATTGAGAAGGTGCAAGCAGAATTAGCAAGTGAACAAGTTTGA